Part of the Bacillus rossius redtenbacheri isolate Brsri chromosome 9 unlocalized genomic scaffold, Brsri_v3 Brsri_v3_scf9_2, whole genome shotgun sequence genome is shown below.
AATGTTTACAAAGAATTTCTAAATGTTGGTTCTCTTCCTCAAATACCGCTGCAGTGAGAAGATCCTGCTTTGTTCCCACAATCTGAGAGATTCATGAGTCTACACTTACCCGACATGAtagatttttatagttttattgtaaattccagattttaataaaaaaaatattttcaaaatgagaTCACAGAACATATTTTATGTGTTTCGCTCAGTTTTGGAaacccaaatttaaaaaaaatatttcatgactACAATGCagccagaataatttttttttaataacgaatATCTGCCTAACGTTTTTACACGTAGCAGATACGTAATATATATTAGCCAACCAAATATGCTACAAAACAAAGAAATGAAATGCTCTCACGAAGGGACATACGTATATATTTCCCTAGAGAATATATAATgccatgaaaatgcaaataaagtaGCAAAGAGTTAAGTCGAGTGTTTCAATTTTTCCGGCGGTTCGGTTACAGGGTTGCGTAAGTAAAAAGGCAGTTTGgttaggtaattattttattctcATGAGCTCATTGAGTTAAGCAGGGCGACAGGACCCTAGTTCACTCGTAGCTTCGCTCGTAGCTCATGGCTTCGCTCGTAGCTCATGGCTTCACTCATATACCAATAATGATACATAACGACACGTATCACCTGCGCGTAGCTCCATCTCTGGCTGAGCGGCACCAGCATAAATGTAATTTACCGCAGGCGTGAACAATTATTATAAgtgattttgtttacaaatggtaCTTACATACACTTAAGCTTTTgatcataaaattaaatggaaatttgTGTTTTGTTCAAGTATAAAACCCGTGGCCAATTGACACACGGAATTTTTAGATATGTAtattattgaaaatgtttttttttttttaacatacgcgTTTGCATGTAACACCGCGTGTTATTGAGGTTTCGCCATGATATGCAGTGTTACCAGCAATAGTGTatgttcaaaaaaaaacattttaaaacaatcatCCCCATagtaagaataattaaaaaatatatattttttgttgggaATGGTAAAACTTTAcagatattatttataaaaaattgatatttttatattatgaatcattcatttcaaattaataatacacacttcaaatgtttattttcactCTCAAATGCCAGTCAGCAAGTGTAACAACTTACCCCAATGATGAAGCGAGTGGAGCGTTGGTGCGAAGTTCGTTAGTACAAAGTAAATTAATCAGTTAAATCTCATTTacataccaaaaatatattttaatgtatttatccgGAAATATGAGATACTTGGTGCATTAAAACTGAGACTTACGATACGATACGGTGTTACATAACCTCAACAACTTGCATATGCCACGACGCTGGTTAGACAGTTCCATTATTGATCAATTAAGCTGTTAGCATTTTGGAGTAACGAATGTTGTTTGGCTCGCAGCTTTCGCCGAGTGTTAGTATCGTGGTTCTGTTGTTCTAATAGCCCTCGCACTCGGCCTGGCACTCGAACATGAACTTGAAGTTGTTGCAGTTGCTTTGGCAGCCGCCGAACTGGAACATCTGGCAACGCCCCGTGTCGGTGTTGAAGAAGTACCTCGTTATATAATGTTTGCACGGTCCAGGTTCCACCGGCAGTTTGCAACCTGCAAGCATTACGGACACACAGCTGCAGAAACAGACACGCTGGCTTTTCACTCTGCAGGAGCCGATTTCATACCCCAgctaaaccattaaaaaaaaaaccacgaataCCTAAACGTACACGCCTAGTCGAAGGTGTGTTTTCGTCAGCGATGCGGGGTGGTAAGTGCGACACCCGGTGGTGTTTGTAGttcggtatcgcctctaagcgcaagactcagTTCGAAGCATGCAGTTTTCTTCTAGTCGAGCACAgagcaaaaatataaaactatagcgAAGACCATAACAATACATGGAGGGAAAATTAAGATAATAGTGTGATGCATGTTCCATGgtaaatttaatagtatttttttgattaatattaaaaatcaaaattagataaaatatttaaagtttcaaTTAGATCAGATTAAAAATAACCCATTATAGTGTGcaatattaaaaacacatttgAAAGTTATgtgtcaaaattttattaatggagAATATTTTTAAGCCATTTTCCGTTAAATACTACTACtgcaactctattgtcaaatgtAGTCGGTGACAAATATTTGAAAGTGTGACGGAGCCTTAAGCAGCTGAGTGCCAATTGAAGACGTCCCAAGTCCACAATCCCGTAGGCACGTAGCCGTAGAACCCCGCATCCAGCCAGCCGTAGATCTACTTACACGGGCTCCTCGAGCCGTAGACCTCGTAGACCACCATCGCTACGCAGTAGAGAAGCATCAAGCACAGCTTAGACCCGAACATGACGGCTCGACGAGTGGCGAGATCCTATTGGTTAttttatacattgttttataaaagAAACCGATAAAAAATAACGCTATCATTCAGTTGATAAATCTTTATTACTTCCGTTAATCGCACAAGTAACTGTATACACTTAGTTGtgtgtaaaaaattaaacaaatcgaTTGTAACCGATACACATACGCCATTTTGCTAATTCGAGCATACTTTACTGAAGGTTTCGAAGATGATAATGCAGCGGGAATAAGACGCCTACATATAATATAGAGTTTTAATGAGCACTTTGTTTGCAAAGCACTTAACTGATAGCTTCTAAAAGCTAATACAAGGAAATATAATGTATTTTGAGATACCTGTATTATTGGTTTTCCGTGTTTGTAAACGTATATCTAAACTCATTTATAAAAAAGACATGAAGCAAAAGAGCCTTCTCGTTTTTCCCTGTAAGTATCGCAAACCGCGGCGAGATGGGAGTGAAGTACCACATTCATTGCGTTTGAGTCAGTCTTGCATGAGCAGCAAGATCATAATTCTGGAATTTAATTGATCACTCGTTTGGTAACTTAAACCCGTCCCCAGATTTTTGTCAATGAGATCCAAACAATACTATGTCCATCGTGGTTTCGTGtagtttttattgtttaatataattaatgatgtGACTTAAAAATCTCGTATGTTTcaattcgttttttttaaatacgcatACAAACTTATTTCAgatatatgtataaattataagGCCCTTCAAATGCATGGCTGAAGAAACTTTTATGAACAAAGTCTAAtttatggaatttaaaaaaaatatcttcggtGATATTTTAccgaaattattttatatgagtTTAACACTTATATGCCATTTCAGAACAttgaaacaatattaaaaaattaccacCGTGAGTAAAAGAAGGAAAAtataagaaacaattttttttgggttggaaCACGTTTAACTAAAACAAAAGATTTACTTTCGTCATTTTTGCTAGTCAGCCTGttttaaatgccttttttttttggtatgacgTGTTAAGTTTTTATTCAACTGAACCCTAAAAAAGATTTTTCAGGGAaatttggcagtaatttactttTCACATACATTGATCTATAGCAAATGAAAATCAATAACCAAACACGTGTTGTAGCGAAACGGAACTTACCCGAGATCATGTTGGCCTATAGTATAAGTAGTCAATAATGGGTCCATCcaggaagggggaaggggaataCGGAACTCGCTATT
Proteins encoded:
- the LOC134542912 gene encoding kunitz-like toxin PcKuz3, translating into MFGSKLCLMLLYCVAMVVYEVYGSRSPCCKLPVEPGPCKHYITRYFFNTDTGRCQMFQFGGCQSNCNNFKFMFECQAECEGY